One window from the genome of Pirellulales bacterium encodes:
- a CDS encoding glycosyltransferase family 2 protein: MLPVPQDSAILPEMQRTLILERALVALPVYNEVAHVTGVLDEVRRFAPQVLVVNDGSVDGTAELLANRRDVAVVTHPRNLGYGAALRSAFDYARQHEFEFLVTVDCDGQHQPRLIPEFVRVLAGLPTVELPFTPARSPDPRPIDLVSGSRYLKIFDGDSHPPVERRRINVQITAELNDRLGLRLTDAFCGFKGYRVAALAQVPVTEPGYAMPLEFWVRAAAAGLRIEELPVPLIYLEEARSFGGALDDSLKRLAYYQDVIERAFAATRLSRARETSVAANAGAGVPFPPAHGASRTAPAVEMTHQPHSLIPSAVMPAPRQACGDAAE; encoded by the coding sequence ATGCTACCCGTCCCCCAGGATTCCGCGATCTTGCCCGAAATGCAGCGCACCTTGATTTTAGAGCGCGCCTTGGTCGCCCTCCCCGTGTATAACGAAGTCGCGCATGTGACCGGTGTGTTGGACGAAGTCCGCCGCTTTGCCCCCCAAGTGCTCGTGGTAAATGACGGTTCGGTCGATGGGACGGCGGAATTGCTGGCTAACAGACGGGATGTGGCGGTGGTGACCCATCCCCGTAATCTGGGTTATGGGGCCGCGTTGCGGTCGGCGTTTGACTATGCCCGGCAACATGAATTTGAATTTTTGGTGACGGTCGATTGCGACGGCCAGCATCAGCCACGGCTCATTCCCGAATTTGTGCGCGTGCTGGCGGGCTTGCCCACGGTCGAACTTCCCTTTACGCCCGCGCGGTCCCCGGACCCCAGGCCTATTGATCTGGTATCCGGCAGCCGCTATCTCAAGATTTTTGACGGTGATAGCCATCCCCCCGTCGAACGCCGCCGCATCAATGTGCAAATCACCGCCGAGCTAAATGACCGCCTGGGATTGCGATTGACCGACGCGTTTTGCGGTTTTAAGGGATATCGCGTGGCGGCGCTGGCCCAGGTGCCGGTAACCGAACCGGGCTACGCGATGCCGCTGGAATTTTGGGTGCGGGCCGCGGCCGCCGGCCTGCGGATTGAGGAACTTCCCGTGCCGCTGATTTACCTGGAAGAAGCCCGTTCCTTTGGGGGCGCGCTGGATGATTCGCTCAAGCGTCTAGCGTATTACCAGGATGTGATCGAGCGGGCCTTTGCCGCGACGCGCCTCTCCCGCGCGAGGGAAACTAGCGTCGCGGCCAATGCTGGCGCGGGCGTCCCTTTCCCACCTGCCCACGGGGCATCCCGGACCGCCCCCGCCGTCGAAATGACTCATCAACCGCACTCCCTGATTCCTTCCGCGGTCATGCCAGCTCCCCGCCAGGCCTGCGGAGATGCCGCCGAATGA
- a CDS encoding SDR family oxidoreductase yields MSPQKVALITGAGKERVGWHVAAALGERGYRLAIHYNSSAAEAEQTVADFTARGWTARAFAADLTQEDATRQMTADVLAHYGRIDALVTCAAIWQRKRLEDVTANDVLTHFKVNTLGTFLCAQHVGLAMVGQESGGAIVTIGDWAEVRPYLDYAAYFPSKGGVTALTRALAVELAARNPRVRVNGILPGPVMLPPDLPPEEREEAIAGTLVRSEGNPRHIALAVLHFLENDFITGVCLPVDGGRTIAG; encoded by the coding sequence ATGTCCCCGCAAAAAGTCGCCCTCATCACCGGCGCTGGTAAGGAACGCGTGGGCTGGCATGTCGCCGCCGCCCTGGGGGAGCGGGGCTATCGCCTGGCGATTCATTACAATTCCTCGGCGGCGGAAGCGGAGCAAACCGTGGCGGACTTTACCGCGCGGGGCTGGACGGCGCGGGCGTTTGCCGCGGATTTGACCCAAGAGGACGCCACGCGACAAATGACAGCCGACGTCCTGGCGCACTATGGCCGAATAGACGCCCTGGTCACCTGCGCCGCTATTTGGCAACGGAAACGGTTGGAGGATGTCACGGCCAACGACGTGCTAACCCACTTTAAGGTTAACACCTTGGGGACCTTTTTGTGCGCTCAGCACGTCGGCTTGGCCATGGTCGGCCAGGAATCAGGGGGAGCGATTGTCACCATTGGCGATTGGGCGGAGGTCCGCCCGTATCTGGATTACGCGGCGTACTTTCCCTCCAAAGGCGGAGTCACCGCGTTGACCCGCGCACTGGCGGTTGAACTGGCCGCGCGCAATCCCCGCGTGCGGGTCAATGGCATCTTGCCGGGACCGGTGATGTTGCCCCCGGACTTGCCCCCCGAGGAGCGAGAAGAGGCGATCGCGGGCACGCTGGTCCGGAGCGAAGGCAATCCCCGGCATATCGCCCTGGCGGTGTTGCACTTTTTAGAAAATGACTTTATCACCGGTGTCTGCCTGCCGGTCGATGGGGGGCGGACAATAGCCGGGTAA
- a CDS encoding lecithin retinol acyltransferase family protein produces MAAGDHIIVRARFFTHHGIDMGDGTVIHFNGGAGRTDSLADAIRQKGDARIIRSTFDEFVCGRDFWYAAQHESFEAEIVCRRAESRLGEANYHVATNNCEHFANWCKTGRAISLQVDAWRRSLSTGAVRGAMAWQVLRAVGGQGTTGLFRTVSRGVGPLFVAADAAQLATTVTAQQCGWRDAPARQLGQGVGLTSSLAAGAVAAGPIGAGAAALLWAAGEFAAVAAPAAQRWLTATRDCLRAYREKQAASALEKGTVELLPE; encoded by the coding sequence ATGGCCGCTGGCGACCACATCATTGTGCGGGCACGTTTTTTTACCCATCATGGCATCGACATGGGGGATGGCACGGTCATCCACTTTAATGGGGGCGCGGGCAGGACCGACTCCTTGGCGGATGCCATTCGCCAAAAAGGGGACGCGCGGATCATTCGTTCCACCTTTGACGAATTTGTGTGCGGGCGGGATTTCTGGTACGCCGCGCAGCATGAATCATTTGAGGCCGAGATTGTCTGCCGTCGCGCCGAGAGCCGCCTGGGAGAGGCAAACTATCATGTCGCGACCAACAACTGCGAACATTTTGCCAATTGGTGCAAAACGGGGCGGGCGATCAGCCTGCAGGTTGACGCCTGGCGGCGTTCGCTAAGCACGGGCGCGGTGCGTGGAGCCATGGCCTGGCAAGTGCTGCGGGCCGTTGGCGGCCAAGGAACCACGGGACTGTTTCGCACGGTATCACGCGGGGTTGGGCCGCTATTTGTGGCGGCGGACGCGGCTCAATTGGCCACCACTGTGACGGCACAACAATGCGGCTGGCGGGACGCCCCCGCCCGGCAACTGGGGCAGGGGGTGGGTTTGACATCTAGTCTGGCCGCGGGGGCGGTTGCCGCCGGACCCATAGGCGCCGGAGCGGCCGCTTTATTATGGGCCGCGGGTGAATTTGCCGCCGTCGCGGCCCCTGCCGCCCAGCGGTGGTTAACCGCCACGCGCGACTGTCTCCGCGCATATCGCGAAAAGCAGGCCGCCAGCGCACTAGAAAAGGGAACAGTGGAACTTCTTCCAGAATAA
- the fmt gene encoding methionyl-tRNA formyltransferase: MGTGPFAVPTFAELCAGPDPIVGVVTRPDKPAIGKGPAPFNPVREMAQRHNLPIFDPASINSPAAHAQLLAWAADLFVVCDYGQILSAATLGLARLGGINLHGSLLPKYRGAAPIQWAIYHGDDVTGVTVIHMTPQLDAGPCLVQVSTPIDPRETNVQLEPRLAQLGVTAVKDAIEQLRGGQTRAVLQDPSLASPARRLSRADGRLDWSRSAIQLQNQIRAWQPWPKSFTHWLRGSRDQAGNAAGDSPPGNIPPPLRLIIEEAWEAPPAVAAELAHQYAECQNRGAVPPVVPGTILAAEEGKLMVQCGTGVLEIKILQPAGKKAMPAADFLRGQKVGMGERLGDAPA; the protein is encoded by the coding sequence ATGGGCACCGGCCCCTTTGCCGTGCCGACCTTTGCGGAACTTTGCGCCGGTCCGGATCCTATCGTTGGCGTTGTTACGCGCCCGGACAAACCCGCTATCGGCAAAGGCCCCGCCCCGTTCAATCCCGTGCGCGAAATGGCCCAGCGGCACAATTTACCCATCTTCGATCCCGCTAGCATCAACAGCCCCGCTGCACACGCCCAACTGTTGGCGTGGGCCGCCGATCTGTTTGTGGTCTGCGATTACGGGCAAATCCTGTCCGCCGCCACGCTGGGGCTGGCGCGGCTGGGGGGGATTAATCTGCACGGATCCCTATTGCCCAAATATCGCGGAGCAGCCCCCATCCAATGGGCCATTTATCACGGCGACGACGTCACCGGCGTTACGGTGATCCACATGACGCCCCAACTGGACGCCGGTCCCTGCCTGGTGCAAGTTTCCACGCCCATTGATCCCCGCGAAACCAACGTCCAGTTGGAACCTCGCCTGGCCCAACTGGGCGTAACGGCGGTGAAGGACGCCATCGAGCAGTTGCGAGGCGGCCAGACGCGGGCCGTTTTACAGGATCCTTCCCTGGCCAGTCCCGCCCGGCGGCTCTCTCGGGCCGATGGTCGCTTGGACTGGTCGCGCAGCGCCATCCAACTGCAAAATCAAATACGCGCGTGGCAACCCTGGCCCAAAAGCTTTACCCATTGGCTGCGGGGATCCAGGGACCAGGCGGGAAATGCTGCGGGGGACAGCCCGCCGGGCAACATTCCTCCCCCGCTGCGGTTAATCATCGAAGAAGCCTGGGAAGCCCCCCCCGCGGTCGCCGCGGAGCTAGCCCATCAATATGCCGAGTGTCAGAACCGGGGTGCGGTGCCGCCGGTGGTGCCGGGAACCATCCTAGCCGCGGAGGAGGGAAAACTGATGGTCCAATGTGGCACGGGCGTGCTGGAAATTAAAATCCTGCAGCCCGCCGGAAAAAAAGCGATGCCCGCGGCGGATTTTTTACGCGGGCAAAAAGTCGGCATGGGTGAAAGGCTGGGGGACGCCCCCGCCTAA
- a CDS encoding ferritin-like domain-containing protein has protein sequence MPANMDNTAILNQVLIMLNRSFAMYLHYAMPYFTQGDEQLRAAFENLVADQKSYVDKLGEMIIDRETRAEMGQFPMQYTDCHDLSIQYLIRELVRDQERDVRAFTRAVEFLRRDPAALALVEEILGNAQGHLETLSSLAKQQRPPSMISTNPLPNDSPATIRMSAAV, from the coding sequence ATGCCGGCCAACATGGACAATACCGCGATCCTCAACCAAGTGTTGATCATGCTGAATCGCTCGTTTGCGATGTATCTGCACTACGCCATGCCTTACTTTACCCAGGGAGACGAGCAACTCCGCGCCGCTTTTGAAAATCTGGTCGCCGACCAAAAGTCTTATGTTGATAAGCTGGGCGAAATGATCATCGATCGCGAGACCCGGGCCGAGATGGGGCAATTTCCCATGCAATACACCGACTGCCACGATTTGTCGATACAGTACCTCATCCGCGAACTGGTCCGCGATCAAGAACGCGATGTCCGGGCCTTTACCCGAGCGGTCGAGTTTCTCCGCCGCGACCCCGCGGCCCTGGCCCTGGTCGAGGAAATCCTTGGCAACGCGCAGGGGCATTTAGAGACACTATCGTCCCTCGCCAAACAACAGCGCCCCCCCAGCATGATTTCGACTAATCCCTTGCCCAACGACAGCCCCGCCACGATCCGCATGAGCGCTGCCGTCTAA
- a CDS encoding NADH-quinone oxidoreductase subunit N, with protein MSLTDFVNSLIENTQVVSIPLFRPELILCVTVVVMLLVQVLLPLLKGESFWIAVIGCGLALSQSLPWNGIENRVEIFNGMLVFDAFTVYFRAFLLLFALLLLVLTYLTEIPDRDDDSDFYTLVLGATLGMCLMASANHLLMVFLGVEMASVPSYALAGLLKGRRKASEAALKYAVYGAGAAGIMLYGISLLAGVLGSVHIPTMANNLAVLLSSENASQAYLVLILGGLMVMVGLAFKLSAVPFHFWCPDVFDGACAEVNAFLSIASKGAALALLIRVAVGFGYGADQPLLVKPTSPTPASAQNPTPHNSASGQTVNSGQPASTARILPAAVENAAHTTAAPTPPATGVAQSAATVAATPVLASADRVAALAPVRTFIMWVVGVMAMVTCTFGNLAAYSQTNIKRLLAYSTIAHAGYMMMPVAAGMALAGGHPDAAESAISAIPFYLGTYLFTNLTALSIVAFLRNRLGSEQYSAYAGMIRVSPGVTVCLTLALISLIGLPPVAGFVGKLMIFWSLVQAATLVPASTSLMIALLVVAGLNTAISLYYYLRVIKIMTIDPLPADRPMPQFSLVSLGGIYIVAVTVPIVVLGIFFDSFLQLTQTISAQLLG; from the coding sequence GTGAGCTTGACGGATTTTGTCAATTCGCTGATTGAAAACACCCAGGTGGTCAGCATTCCGCTGTTCCGGCCAGAGTTGATTCTCTGTGTCACGGTGGTGGTGATGTTGCTGGTGCAGGTGTTGTTGCCGCTGCTCAAGGGGGAATCGTTTTGGATTGCCGTCATTGGTTGCGGGTTGGCGCTGTCGCAGTCCCTCCCCTGGAATGGCATCGAAAACCGCGTCGAAATTTTTAACGGCATGCTGGTCTTTGACGCCTTCACGGTGTACTTTCGCGCGTTTTTATTGCTCTTTGCGCTGTTGCTATTGGTTTTGACGTATCTGACCGAAATCCCCGACCGCGACGATGATTCCGACTTTTATACGCTTGTACTGGGGGCCACCTTGGGCATGTGCCTGATGGCGTCAGCCAATCATTTATTGATGGTGTTTTTAGGGGTGGAAATGGCCAGCGTGCCGTCATATGCGCTGGCGGGCCTGCTCAAAGGGCGCCGTAAAGCCAGCGAGGCCGCGCTCAAATACGCCGTGTATGGAGCGGGGGCGGCCGGCATCATGCTGTATGGCATTAGCCTGCTCGCGGGGGTGTTGGGGTCAGTGCATATTCCCACGATGGCTAATAACCTGGCGGTGCTGTTATCCAGCGAGAACGCGTCGCAGGCGTATCTGGTGTTGATCTTGGGGGGACTCATGGTAATGGTCGGCCTGGCGTTCAAGCTTTCCGCCGTGCCGTTTCATTTTTGGTGCCCGGATGTGTTTGATGGAGCCTGCGCCGAAGTAAACGCTTTTCTAAGCATCGCCTCCAAGGGGGCCGCGCTCGCGCTCCTCATTCGCGTGGCGGTTGGATTTGGCTACGGGGCGGATCAGCCGCTCTTGGTAAAGCCGACTTCCCCAACCCCAGCCAGTGCGCAGAATCCGACACCACATAACTCCGCCTCAGGCCAAACAGTTAACTCAGGTCAGCCAGCTTCGACAGCCCGCATCCTCCCCGCCGCCGTGGAAAATGCAGCACACACAACCGCGGCACCAACTCCCCCCGCAACTGGCGTGGCACAGTCCGCCGCCACGGTTGCCGCCACACCGGTCCTGGCCTCCGCCGACAGAGTCGCCGCGCTCGCTCCGGTCCGAACATTTATCATGTGGGTGGTGGGAGTGATGGCCATGGTAACCTGCACCTTTGGCAATCTGGCGGCTTACTCCCAGACCAATATCAAACGCCTGCTGGCCTATTCCACCATTGCCCACGCGGGTTATATGATGATGCCCGTGGCCGCGGGTATGGCCCTGGCGGGGGGCCATCCGGACGCGGCGGAGTCCGCGATATCCGCCATCCCCTTTTATCTGGGGACGTATTTATTTACCAATTTGACCGCCTTGTCGATTGTGGCGTTCTTGCGTAATCGACTCGGGAGCGAGCAATATTCCGCCTACGCGGGGATGATTCGCGTCAGTCCCGGCGTGACCGTTTGCTTGACCTTGGCGCTCATTAGCCTGATTGGGCTGCCTCCGGTCGCCGGATTCGTGGGTAAATTGATGATCTTCTGGAGCTTGGTCCAGGCCGCGACGTTGGTTCCCGCCAGCACCAGTCTGATGATCGCCTTGCTGGTTGTGGCGGGGCTAAACACGGCCATCAGCCTGTATTATTATTTGCGGGTGATCAAGATCATGACCATCGACCCGCTTCCCGCCGATCGTCCCATGCCGCAGTTTTCGCTGGTGTCCCTGGGCGGAATCTACATCGTCGCCGTGACCGTGCCGATTGTGGTCTTGGGGATCTTTTTTGACAGCTTTTTGCAATTGACCCAGACCATTTCGGCGCAGCTTTTGGGTTAA
- a CDS encoding NADH-quinone oxidoreductase subunit M: MDPQSLLSFIVFFPAVAALALAVFPRDKVDLMRFFALGVTAIIFLLTAWMAWQSGQEGQFVIGQSELQNAFSRPWIPSFNIFYFMGLDGISFPLLLLTSFTSLVAMGASWSITKHVKAYLMLFLVLETGMLGVFLALDFFLFYIFWEVMLLPMYFLIGIWGGPRREYAAIKFFLYTLLGSILMLIAILMLYFNSDLRSLPVDDLIATKVVETPEAAEALRGMPGPQHSFNIMALAKVGQLPDSPFNNELLWGRNLSWWAFLLLFIGFAIKVPVVPVHTWLPDAHVEAPTPISMILAGVLLKMGGYGILRICYPICPDGGYDLAGFVTTIGVVSMVYGAFAALAQKDFKRMVAYSSVSHMGYVVLGLGVWSAAGWNNYDPRYWAMGMNGAMFQMIAHGISSAGMFFMVGVLYDRVHHRNLEEFGGLFGRMPVYSGLAFVIFFAGLGLPGLCGFIGEVLVTLSVWNYSGALAVVAASVVILTAAYILWALQRVYLGAEYKGPHGDHLTPITPRELAISIPLVVLAIYFGVFPQNLLVYMEPTITQTATELSVWTRKMGKEPAGTGNIPVAAPTKPTLNSEAGKDALSVKVEPIAANIGPARGNEVAAAMQAGLAHTE; the protein is encoded by the coding sequence ATGGATCCGCAAAGTTTGCTGAGCTTTATCGTGTTTTTTCCCGCGGTCGCGGCGCTCGCGCTCGCTGTCTTTCCGCGCGATAAGGTCGATTTAATGCGGTTTTTTGCCCTGGGTGTAACCGCCATTATCTTTTTGCTAACCGCCTGGATGGCTTGGCAATCCGGCCAAGAGGGGCAATTTGTCATTGGCCAGTCCGAACTGCAAAACGCCTTTTCGCGCCCGTGGATCCCCTCGTTCAATATCTTTTATTTTATGGGATTGGATGGCATCAGCTTTCCCCTGCTGCTGTTGACCTCCTTTACCAGTCTGGTTGCCATGGGGGCCAGTTGGAGCATCACCAAACATGTCAAAGCGTACCTCATGCTCTTTCTCGTGCTCGAGACCGGCATGTTGGGCGTGTTTTTAGCCCTGGACTTCTTTTTGTTTTATATCTTTTGGGAAGTCATGCTCCTGCCGATGTATTTTCTCATTGGCATCTGGGGGGGACCACGGCGGGAATATGCGGCGATTAAGTTTTTCCTGTACACGCTGCTGGGCAGTATTCTGATGCTAATCGCCATCCTCATGCTGTACTTTAACAGTGATTTGCGGTCGCTTCCCGTGGATGACCTAATCGCAACCAAGGTGGTGGAGACACCCGAGGCGGCGGAAGCCCTTCGGGGAATGCCCGGTCCGCAGCACAGCTTTAATATCATGGCCCTGGCCAAGGTCGGCCAACTCCCCGATTCTCCCTTTAATAATGAACTGCTGTGGGGGCGCAACCTCTCGTGGTGGGCCTTTTTGCTATTGTTTATCGGCTTTGCCATCAAGGTCCCGGTCGTGCCGGTGCATACCTGGTTGCCCGATGCGCACGTCGAGGCTCCCACGCCCATATCCATGATCCTGGCGGGCGTGCTGTTAAAGATGGGGGGCTACGGCATCTTGCGGATTTGCTACCCCATCTGTCCCGACGGCGGCTATGATCTGGCGGGCTTTGTCACCACCATTGGCGTGGTGAGCATGGTTTACGGGGCCTTTGCGGCGCTCGCACAAAAGGACTTTAAACGGATGGTCGCTTATAGCTCTGTCAGCCACATGGGCTACGTGGTCTTGGGCCTGGGGGTCTGGAGCGCGGCGGGTTGGAATAATTATGATCCCCGCTATTGGGCGATGGGTATGAACGGCGCCATGTTTCAAATGATCGCCCATGGGATTAGTTCGGCCGGGATGTTCTTTATGGTGGGCGTGTTGTATGACCGGGTGCATCACCGGAATTTAGAGGAATTTGGCGGGTTGTTTGGTCGGATGCCCGTTTATAGCGGGCTGGCGTTTGTGATCTTTTTTGCCGGGTTGGGCTTGCCGGGGTTGTGCGGGTTTATTGGCGAAGTGCTGGTGACCCTGTCGGTGTGGAATTACAGCGGCGCCTTGGCGGTGGTAGCGGCATCGGTCGTGATCCTGACCGCGGCTTACATCCTCTGGGCATTGCAGCGGGTTTATTTGGGGGCGGAGTACAAGGGTCCACATGGCGACCATTTGACACCGATCACCCCCCGGGAATTGGCGATCTCGATCCCGCTGGTGGTGTTGGCGATTTACTTTGGCGTCTTTCCGCAAAATTTGCTGGTGTATATGGAACCGACGATCACCCAAACCGCCACCGAGTTGAGTGTTTGGACCAGAAAAATGGGGAAGGAACCGGCGGGCACGGGGAATATTCCCGTGGCGGCGCCGACCAAGCCGACCCTGAATTCGGAAGCTGGCAAAGATGCCCTGTCCGTGAAGGTAGAGCCAATCGCCGCTAACATAGGACCGGCTAGAGGTAATGAGGTTGCAGCCGCGATGCAAGCAGGACTCGCACACACGGAATAG